The genomic segment ATGCTCGGAGGAAGAGTCAAGACCCTTCATCCTGCTGTCCACGGTGGGATTTTGGCCAGACAAACTCCCTCTGATAAGGCTGATATGGAAAAACTAGGCTTTAGTCTTGTCAGGTAATACTGTTCAGTAAGCAAACCATTCCAATGCTATCTATGTTACagtggtaataccatggtacttgtTTTGCAAGTTCTGctttattgattttaaattcaGGTCATGTTATTTCATGAATGATCCTCATGTGACACCAGTCTGGATATAATCAGTTTTAGTGGTGCTAACATGCTTTCCATTGGCTTTTTTGTTAGAAGTCGAGACTCCACATGGGTAATCTAATCACTGATAATTCAAATAGTGCTGCTGTGGTGTAGCCAAAAGTCTTCATCACATTTTCTGGCTCCCAGCCATTTAGAGAGAAGTTTGATTGGCTGACATGGTCATATGATCACTGTGAATTATGTATAGTAGTAATGATGCAATCTAGTCTAGCAACTTGTAGTCTACATATTTTTGTTAAcggtaaataatttttaaatgactAAATCAAGAGCAAAGACAGTAGTGCTTCATATTTATGTGAACTTATGTTTTTCAAGAGTGGCTGTGTGCAACCTTTACCCGTTTGTGAAGACCGTTGCATCCCCCAGTGTGACTGTGGAAGACGCTGTTGAGCAGATTGACATCGGTCAGTACACTGTTAATAGTTCACAGGGTTTGATTTAAAGGGCTTATAATAATTGACTCCTTGTTTAATATCTGCTTTGAATGGTTTTTGTACGTTTAAGAAATGTGATGATGGATTTCTATTGAAGAAAACTATTAAATGTGCTTTAGAGTAAAGATTATAAGCATAAGAGTTAACTAAACTAGGaaattatgcattcaaataaaatatattctgcaCTGTTAGTCTACGGTAGTGTTACTTTAGTCTAATTTCTATTgatataaatgtttgtaaaaaaatgtttactttataGCCTTTAAGAGATTCACCCGGTTAACAAAAAAATGAATCCCACAATCACATTTAGGTGGAGTTACTCTTCTTCGAGCAGCAGCTAAGAATCATGCCAGAGTCACTGTAGTCTGTGATCCGTCTGACTATGATGTTGTTGCCAAGGAAATGGAATCCTCCGACAACCATAATACCACAGTGGAAACCCGCAAGACTCTTGCACTCAAGGTAACATTGTTCtttctcaagatgcacacctgtaaaAGGCATTTTTATGAAAGCTGCTTAAATAccttaatttaactaaggcctaGTCTTGGCTTAAGCTAAGCACCGTCTGTGAAACCGGCccttaatatataaaatactacgtaattctaaatgattttggCCCTTTTAAGATGCAAGACATGAATAGCTAGTGTTCTGGATTTTATGGTAAAACATGTTGAGACATGCACAAAGACTTGCTGTTAGCATTGAGCAATAGGCTTACTCCTATCCAATTCATGATTGCATGCCTTTTATCTGAAACAAACAGTAGACTTGGCCTATTAGTCATACTTAACCAAATTGAACAAATTGTTTTTGGTCCCACAGTTTAAATAGGGGCATTTTTGCCCTGCTTATGTTGTGACCCATTGACTTCTCATGTTTAGCTGTGCTGATAAccctttaaaataaacaatacagtCGTGAGATCATGAGGCGTTTGCATGTTTTCAATCGGATTGGGTTTCAGATGATTGCTGAAGATGAGGAAAATTGCAGCCAAAGTTCAAGCATCTGAGGTTATCAGTTTGAACATtgtgttaaataaaagtatttgtgttatgacctttttaaaaatatatatatatatatatatatatatctttttttttttttataaatgacatttttcctgtggtggcaaagctgaattttcaacaactttttcagtgtcacatgatccttcaaaaatgcagatttgctgttcaagaaacatttatgattatcaaagttggaaaaagcagtgcttcatatttttgtggaaactgataaatttttcaggtttctttgataaatagaaaaaaacagcagttgtttaaaatgtaacaaacTTGTAACATTTTATAAGTCTTTCCTGTAACATTTGATCTATTTAATGATTTcttaaagtataaatataaaaaagtttgaaCAGTAGCATGTACTTAAAACGgtataaaatgtatcattttaatgtCAGCATTTATTTAACGGTCTCATCAAATTATCATCTAACATATTAGCACCCTTTCTTTTTAGACGCCTGCATTAATCCTTGATAAGCCCATCAGTCGATTTATTTTGTTCAACAATTAACAAGGACCCCAATTTCAGTTGTTCAAGTGTGACTTCAGATAACTTGGAATGTATGTGTGAATTTATATTTGTAATGTCTCAGGCCTTCACACACACTGCTCAGTACGACGAGGCCATTTCTGATTACTTCAGACGTGAATACAGTCGAGGAATTTCCCAGCTGCCCCTGCGGTACGGCATGAACCCCCATCAGGCACCTGCTCAGCTTTACACTCAACGCCCTGCACTTCCACTCACCGGTATATAGGATCACATATACTACTTCCAGATCAATTTTCAACCACAAAACAGAATATTAATATTCCTCTACATTTCTGACTTGGTCTCAGTGCTGAATGGATCTCCAGGCTTCATTAACCTGTGTGATGCTCTGAACGCCTGGCAGCTGGTGAGAGAGTTGAAGAGAGCTCTTGGGTTGCCAGCTGCCACTTCATTTAAACATGTCAGCCCTGCAGGTATGCATTCAAGTTAAGCTCACGTCTTGTAGAGTTTCAGGAAAGGGCTTAGAATTTTTAAGCATTTTCACCTTTCAGGAGCTGCAGTTGGCGTGGCTTTGAGCGAAGATGAGGCCAAGGTGTGTATGGTGAATGACATGCTCCAGGATCTCACCCCTCTCGCCACTGCATACGCCAGAGCCAGAGGTGAAAATTCTGTCCATGCATCTTAACTTTAGTAATAAGAATAATGCATCATCAAGTGTGTAGTTTGGCATGTTTAACACTAAAGTGtggaaaaaaattgaaaaacatcTTGTAGGATCTGACAGGATGTCCTCCTTTGGAGACTTCATTGCTTTGTCTGACATCTGTGACGTCCCTACTGCCAAGATCATCTCCAGAGAGGTTTGAGAGAACTTTCTGAATCGCATCTAAGAGTTCTCATTAGCCTCTTATTTAACAAATggatttatttgtacattttatacaaAACTTCTCCCAATTTCTTTAGGTTTCAGATGGGATCGTTGCTCCTGGTTATGAGGAGGAAGCACTGCGCATTCTCTCCAAAAAGAAGAATGGAAACTATTGCGTCCTTCAGGTAAACCATACATGTTCACGACGCAAGAATTGTTACTTGACTAACTTTGCCATAGCATTATCTTTTTGGTCAGTACACATTTGTGAATGTGCATACAgtaggtttggggtcagtaagtttctCGTGCTCAGCAGGACTTCATTTATTTGACCATGAAAACGGTACTATTAtgaatattgttacattttaaaatagctgttttctatctTATGATATTTTAAAAAACGTAATTCATTTAtggcaaacctgaattttcagcatcattactacagtgtcacatgatcctttagaaatctctctaatatgctggtttgctgctcaagaaacacttcttattcttataaataataataataatttattatttaaaaaaaaaaattatactattattttgttaaaattttttaaaagtctttactgtcccattatttatttttcagaaaaaaaaattgctggcCCCAAGCTGATAAATGGTACTTCAAGGAATGCTCAAAGCCCATGTGTTTCAACTCTAAGGCTGCATAATGAAATgtatgtgggttttttttttttatagatggaTCCCGAGTATGAACCTAATGAAGAAGAGGTGAGAGTGCTGTTTGGTTTGCACCTCAAACAGAAGAGGAACGGGGCTGACATTGATAAAGAGCTCTTCAGCAACATTGTGTCAAAGGGCAAGGTGAGAGAAActattgttttatttgtacaAAGTTCTGATTTCAATTAGGCAAATTGATCAATGTTTTCAACATGCATTTGATTTTGTGTTAAACTTGTGAAATATACTATTTGAAGCCATATTATATGGTAAAAAATTCAACATTGTATAGTAAAAATCTAATTTTGGTTTGCAATTTGATTGGACTGTGGTAAGAGGGCTGTGATATTAAtggtaatatgtaaataaataacaaattaagtgatttttattttttaccccaTAAAAGCTCTCTGAGAGTGCGCTACGAGACCTCATTGTAGCCACTATCGCAGTGAAGTACACTCAGTCCAACTCTGTGTGTTATGCAAAGGATGGTCAGGTaaccaaaaactaaaaaaaaaaaaagttttaatttaagtGCCAAAACATGTAAATAGTTGAAAACGAGTTATACAAAGTAAtgtattacgtgtgtgtgtgtgtgtttgttaggtGATTGGCATTGGTGCTGGGCAGCAGTCTCGTATCCACTGCACTCGGCTGGCAGGAGACAAGGCTGATAACTGGTGGCTCCGGCATCATCCACGAGTGCTCAATATGAAGTTTCGCAGTGGAGTGAAGCGTGCAGAGATGGCTAATGCCATTGATCAGTATGTCAGTGGAACAATTGGAGAGGTAGTGTATTCAAACATTGGTTTTGTACTGGTCATAGAGGGATGTATTGGCCAGGCTAGTTAactatgttcctgtggctcagtgtaGAGCATTGTGTTTGCAGTGTAAAAGGATGTGGGTTCAATTTCCAGGGAACACCCatactggcaaaaaaaaataaaatgagtaaatgtatagcctgaatgcactgtaagtctctttggataaaagcgtctgctaaatgcataaatgtaactaGCCGAATATTTGGCTTGGAGAATATTTTTGAGATCTACATCAGCCAAAAACCATACTTGACCAGTTCCAAAATCAGTACTTTTAGTaaataatgcacattttctgttttcaagTAATTTGTTAACCAAACGTGCCATTGATTtagtttgtcattttgttttccaaattatattgattttttttttttttttttttgtacattaggGTCCAGATATGGAAGTTTGGAAGGGTCTGTTTGATGAGGTTCCTGAAACTCTGTCAGAGTttgagaagaagaactggatcAGTTCTCTGCAGGCTGTGGCCCTCAGTTCAGATGCTTTCTTCCCCTTCCGGGACAATGTGGACCGTGCCAAACGGGTAAATACCCTCTGCTAGTGTTCCCAAGCTGAAGTCATCATTCACGTTTTATGCACCTCATCAAATTTGCTTGTTGCTGTATTATACATTCCTTATTGTTTCTTAAGATGGCATATTAATTGTAGATAAGTGACTTTAAGtggtttatatttgtgtgtgatttttaGAGTGGTGTGGAGTATATTGCCGCCCCCTCTGGCTCTACTGCGGATGAAGTGGTCATGAATGCCTGCAATGAGCTGGGTATTACCCTGGTGCACACCAAAATCCGTCTTTTCCATCACTGAAAAGCACTACAAAACATCCAGTTGAATACAAATATCCAACTAGTTTCACTGTTACGAAAGTATATGGTTTCTTTTTAGATGCACATCATTTACTGTGATTACAAGTTGTTATGCATATTTCATAACTTAGCTAGTCCACTTTGACACTAACTCAGTAGTTTGAATTTTGCAAAGTTTCTCTTTGTCCTCACATCCTAAAGCCAAGAGCAAAGTGACATTATTGCTAAGTAGTTAGGAACATCATTCATACATGGCTTCTTTAATACTGATATGCTCAGAATGAGATGATCCATTACTGTTCTTTTATATTGTTTCTTTGCATAATTTCTGCCATGCCGACCTTGTTGGGAGCTGCTGTATGAAACCTTTGCTATGTGAAATTCTGTCCACAACACTTCCTGAGACATTCCAATGTGCTGCCATTAGTGTCCAAGagcattacaaaataaaaacccaAATCCGATATAATTGTCATAGATTCCGTCAAGGGTTTATTTGCATTTGTTGACCTGATTTGCAAGGTTTCTTTACTTTATTCAAAATaatccaaaataatttattttgagtgacattttataaatacaatttgtCATGAGTCTTGCAATATATCAGAAAATGGATTTAACAGTAATGAGAAATGGTGTAGACAGCAGAACGATGACcatcaaatgaaacaaaaattaaCGTTCTATACAATCCAAACACTTCTGAATGAAGGGGATAAAAACTCAAAAGAATTTagaaaatttacatttgtatCAATCTGAAAACAGTGCTGACCCAAAATAATCAATAAGCCAtgtttaaaaaattgtttatattaaaGATGCATTGAGACTAAATTTTTGGTACCTCAGTGTACCCCCAGTGGTGTGCTAACATTCTTATAAAACAGTGCTTATTTTTACTACTTAGTCTCATGATTGCCTCTATATTCATTAATGAAGTCTGAAAACCTCTGACAACAATGGTAAGGttgatttttaaatttaattgattAGAAAGctgtgcacatatatatatatatatatatatatatatatatatataatttaagtgCACTTCTCCGTTATAGTTTTGGTTTCAACAAATTGTTGACAAATGGGTTTAACAGACTGCAATAAGAAATATCGTTTTGACAttgcagtcatttttttttttattgatttgtataAAACACACTAGCAGACAAAATTTGTAAAAGCCATTGAAATTCCTCAACCAAACAACAACCAATCAAAGGCTGTGAATAAATGCAG from the Carassius carassius chromosome 7, fCarCar2.1, whole genome shotgun sequence genome contains:
- the atic gene encoding bifunctional purine biosynthesis protein PURH, whose product is MASELALLSVSDKTGLVEFARRLVSVGLSLVASGGTAKTLRDAGLTVRDVSELTGFPEMLGGRVKTLHPAVHGGILARQTPSDKADMEKLGFSLVRVAVCNLYPFVKTVASPSVTVEDAVEQIDIGGVTLLRAAAKNHARVTVVCDPSDYDVVAKEMESSDNHNTTVETRKTLALKAFTHTAQYDEAISDYFRREYSRGISQLPLRYGMNPHQAPAQLYTQRPALPLTVLNGSPGFINLCDALNAWQLVRELKRALGLPAATSFKHVSPAGAAVGVALSEDEAKVCMVNDMLQDLTPLATAYARARGSDRMSSFGDFIALSDICDVPTAKIISREVSDGIVAPGYEEEALRILSKKKNGNYCVLQMDPEYEPNEEEVRVLFGLHLKQKRNGADIDKELFSNIVSKGKLSESALRDLIVATIAVKYTQSNSVCYAKDGQVIGIGAGQQSRIHCTRLAGDKADNWWLRHHPRVLNMKFRSGVKRAEMANAIDQYVSGTIGEGPDMEVWKGLFDEVPETLSEFEKKNWISSLQAVALSSDAFFPFRDNVDRAKRSGVEYIAAPSGSTADEVVMNACNELGITLVHTKIRLFHH